From a single Sphingobium sp. genomic region:
- a CDS encoding DUF177 domain-containing protein, translating into MVKAEPSPEFSHIVSLSEIGAAAKPRHILASEAERAALAKRFGLVSLDRLEADVALIPDGNRYIAEGRLWGEASQACVASGAAVPTRIDENFRIRFAAEASYDEEAEIQLDADECDTLFHDGRTIDLGEAVAQSFALLLDPFPRSPNADAVLKAAGVKGEGEAGPFGALAALKDKLGKI; encoded by the coding sequence ATGGTGAAGGCAGAGCCATCACCTGAATTCAGCCATATAGTGTCGCTTTCCGAAATAGGTGCAGCGGCAAAGCCCCGGCACATCTTGGCGAGCGAGGCTGAAAGGGCGGCGCTCGCAAAGCGCTTTGGATTGGTTTCGCTTGACCGGCTTGAGGCGGATGTAGCGCTTATTCCAGACGGGAATCGCTATATCGCGGAAGGCAGGCTCTGGGGTGAAGCTTCGCAAGCCTGTGTCGCCAGCGGCGCGGCGGTGCCGACCCGGATCGACGAAAATTTCCGCATCCGCTTTGCCGCAGAAGCCAGCTATGACGAAGAGGCGGAAATCCAGCTCGATGCCGATGAATGTGACACGTTGTTCCATGACGGTCGCACGATCGATCTTGGCGAAGCGGTTGCGCAAAGCTTTGCACTGCTGCTCGATCCCTTTCCGCGCAGCCCCAATGCTGACGCGGTGCTAAAAGCGGCCGGGGTGAAGGGGGAAGGTGAAGCGGGGCCATTTGGTGCGCTTGCTGCGCTCAAGGACAAATTGGGCAAGATCTGA
- a CDS encoding ubiquinol-cytochrome C chaperone family protein — protein sequence MQLLRRLFGTTEADQRESLRPLYNQLVAHARQPHWYLDGGIPDSVNGRFEMVATMFALVLLRLEQESDSGREMALLTEIFVADMDAQLREIGVGDMIVGKRVGKLVGAFGGRLGVYRDALTDVETDRLAETLRRNLYGDVVPDGRQISHVAAGVRAIWEKLGAADAARLIKGDGQW from the coding sequence ATGCAATTGTTGCGCCGCCTTTTTGGGACGACCGAAGCTGACCAGCGCGAATCGCTTCGGCCGCTCTATAACCAGCTGGTCGCGCATGCCCGCCAGCCGCACTGGTATCTTGATGGTGGCATTCCCGACAGCGTCAATGGACGATTCGAAATGGTCGCTACAATGTTCGCTCTGGTCTTGCTCCGCCTTGAACAGGAAAGCGACAGCGGGCGCGAGATGGCATTGCTGACTGAGATATTCGTCGCCGACATGGATGCGCAGCTGCGCGAAATCGGCGTTGGCGACATGATCGTCGGCAAGCGCGTTGGTAAATTGGTAGGTGCCTTTGGCGGCCGGTTAGGTGTCTATCGCGATGCCTTGACCGACGTTGAGACTGATCGGCTGGCTGAAACATTGCGGCGCAATCTCTATGGTGACGTAGTCCCCGATGGCCGGCAGATCAGCCATGTTGCTGCCGGCGTTCGCGCTATTTGGGAAAAGCTGGGTGCGGCAGATGCCGCTCGGTTGATCAAGGGCGACGGGCAATGGTGA